One window of Streptomyces sp. SUK 48 genomic DNA carries:
- a CDS encoding TetR family transcriptional regulator, which produces MTGQVRTVDGRVAGRRGQATRQKLLDCLSEMLSSSPYRDVKVIDVARKAGTSPATFYQYFPDVEGAVLEIADQMAAEGAGLTELVAGRSWAGKSGWQTSQELVDGFLDFWKRHDAILRVVDLGAAEGDKRFYKIRMKILNSVNNSLADSIAELQSKGRVDKDVNPAAVAGSLVAMLAAVAAHQKGFSSWGVKQAELKPNLALLIHLGVTGRKPSK; this is translated from the coding sequence ATGACAGGACAAGTGCGTACCGTCGACGGCCGCGTGGCCGGTAGGCGTGGGCAGGCGACCCGGCAGAAGCTGCTCGACTGCCTCAGCGAGATGCTCAGCTCCTCCCCGTACCGGGACGTCAAGGTCATCGATGTCGCCCGGAAGGCGGGCACTTCGCCCGCGACCTTCTACCAGTACTTCCCGGACGTCGAGGGTGCCGTCCTGGAGATCGCCGACCAAATGGCCGCCGAGGGCGCCGGATTGACCGAGCTGGTCGCGGGCCGCTCCTGGGCCGGCAAGTCCGGCTGGCAGACCTCGCAGGAACTCGTGGACGGCTTCCTGGACTTCTGGAAGAGGCACGACGCGATCCTGCGCGTGGTCGACCTCGGCGCCGCCGAAGGGGACAAACGGTTCTACAAGATCCGTATGAAGATCCTGAACTCGGTGAACAACTCGCTCGCCGACTCGATCGCCGAACTCCAGTCCAAGGGCCGCGTGGACAAGGACGTGAACCCCGCCGCGGTGGCCGGCTCGCTCGTCGCCATGCTGGCCGCGGTCGCCGCTCATCAGAAGGGCTTCTCCTCCTGGGGCGTCAAGCAGGCCGAACTCAAGCCCAATCTGGCCCTGTTGATCCACCTGGGCGTCACGGGGCGCAAGCCGTCCAAATAG
- a CDS encoding VOC family protein: MPGPYPEGTPCWLDAQLPDVEGGKRFYGDLFGWSFREGEAGSVWAGLDGRPVAQLGRKADGRMPTVWTVYFATPDIQTLARRLTAAGGRLVVPPYPVAELGRAALAADPEGAVFGLWQARRHPGFGRRHEPGTFVWAELYTRDTTGANTFYGGLFHHALFAPGADPDFGRADVTDVFPAEMPPHILAHFRVSALDETLGTVQRLGGRVQVPPFEASYGRVAVVTDNQGASFALLER, translated from the coding sequence GTGCCGGGCCCCTACCCCGAGGGCACCCCCTGCTGGCTCGACGCCCAGCTGCCCGACGTCGAGGGCGGCAAGCGGTTCTACGGGGACCTCTTCGGCTGGAGCTTTCGGGAGGGGGAGGCCGGGTCGGTGTGGGCCGGGCTGGACGGCCGGCCGGTGGCCCAGCTGGGGCGGAAGGCGGACGGGCGGATGCCCACCGTCTGGACGGTGTACTTCGCGACGCCGGACATCCAGACGCTCGCCCGGCGGCTCACCGCGGCCGGCGGCCGGCTGGTCGTGCCCCCGTACCCGGTCGCCGAACTCGGCCGGGCCGCCCTCGCCGCCGATCCCGAGGGCGCGGTGTTCGGGCTGTGGCAGGCGCGCCGGCACCCCGGGTTCGGGCGGCGCCACGAGCCCGGCACCTTCGTCTGGGCCGAGCTGTACACCCGCGACACCACCGGCGCGAACACCTTCTACGGCGGCCTGTTCCACCACGCCCTGTTCGCCCCCGGCGCCGACCCCGACTTCGGCCGCGCCGACGTCACCGACGTCTTCCCCGCCGAGATGCCCCCGCACATCCTCGCCCACTTCCGCGTCAGCGCCCTCGACGAGACGCTCGGCACCGTCCAGCGGCTCGGCGGGCGCGTGCAGGTGCCCCCGTTCGAGGCGTCGTACGGACGGGTGGCCGTCGTCACCGACAATCAAGGGGCGTCGTTCGCCCTGCTGGAGCGGTAG
- a CDS encoding LysE family translocator — translation MDSGLLFSFLVVDLLLVCVPGADWAYVIATALRGARVPRAVAGLVCGYALHTALATAGLAVLVAGSPRLLTALTVVGAGYLLWLGWGVLRRPAAPRAGTAGTAEGRPFLRGATISGLNPKGLLLYLSVLPQFLTLRGAHLPVPAQTAALGLLHMACCAAVYLTVGVLARALLAARPAAARAVTRTSGAAMLGIGAFLLVERLATL, via the coding sequence ATGGACTCGGGACTGCTCTTCTCCTTCCTCGTCGTGGACCTGCTGCTGGTGTGCGTGCCGGGCGCCGACTGGGCGTACGTCATCGCAACCGCCCTGCGCGGTGCCCGGGTCCCGCGCGCGGTGGCGGGCCTGGTCTGCGGATACGCCCTGCACACGGCCCTGGCGACGGCCGGCCTCGCGGTCCTGGTCGCGGGCTCGCCCCGGCTGCTGACGGCGCTGACCGTGGTGGGCGCCGGCTATCTGCTGTGGCTGGGCTGGGGCGTCCTGCGCCGCCCGGCCGCCCCGCGGGCGGGCACGGCCGGCACCGCCGAGGGGCGTCCCTTCCTGCGCGGGGCCACGATCAGCGGCCTGAATCCCAAGGGCCTGCTGCTCTACCTCTCCGTGCTCCCCCAGTTCCTCACCCTGCGCGGCGCCCATCTGCCCGTCCCCGCGCAGACCGCGGCGCTCGGCCTGCTGCACATGGCGTGCTGCGCGGCCGTCTACCTCACCGTCGGCGTCCTCGCCCGCGCCCTGCTCGCCGCCCGCCCGGCCGCGGCCCGCGCGGTGACCCGCACCTCGGGCGCGGCCATGCTCGGCATCGGCGCGTTCCTGCTGGTGGAGCGGCTGGCGACGCTCTAG
- a CDS encoding OB-fold domain-containing protein produces the protein MTLKPVTDADGAPFWEYAARGELRVQTCAECGEPRFPPRPCCPHCRSFASGWRLMSGRGRVWSYVVPHPPLLPGYAEQAPYNVVVVELAEAPRIRLVGNLVTEAGAPLGSLDPGRIRIGARVRAVFHEGLPQWVLA, from the coding sequence ATGACGCTGAAGCCGGTCACCGACGCCGACGGCGCGCCCTTCTGGGAGTACGCGGCCCGCGGCGAACTGCGCGTGCAGACCTGCGCCGAGTGCGGCGAGCCCCGCTTCCCGCCCCGGCCCTGCTGCCCGCACTGCCGGTCGTTCGCGAGCGGGTGGCGGCTGATGTCGGGGCGCGGGCGCGTGTGGTCGTACGTCGTCCCGCACCCGCCGCTGCTGCCCGGCTACGCGGAACAGGCGCCGTACAACGTGGTCGTGGTGGAGCTGGCGGAGGCGCCGCGGATACGGCTGGTCGGCAATCTGGTCACCGAGGCGGGCGCGCCGCTCGGCTCCCTCGACCCGGGGCGTATCCGGATCGGCGCCCGGGTGCGGGCGGTCTTCCACGAGGGGCTGCCGCAGTGGGTGCTCGCGTGA
- a CDS encoding serine/threonine-protein kinase, with translation MDQLTQHDPRRIGPFEVLGRLGAGGMGLVYLARSASGRRVAIKTVRTELAEDQLFRVRFTREVEAARAVSGFYTAAVVDADPRAAVPWLATAYVPAPSLEEIVNECGPLPAQAVRWLAAGVAEALQSIHGAGLVHRDLKPSNVLVVEDGPRVIDFGIASGVSNTRLTMTNVAVGTPAYMSPEQAKDSRSVTGASDVFSLGSMLVFAATGHPPFHGANPVETVFMLLREGPDLTGLPDELRPLIEVCMQMEAPGRPSPADLQAQLAPHLFGSGSDDSGTASAWLPEKAVALIESRRGGRPAPKPAPATTGHGPRPTGPGPRPTAGPVIPPPPGYDPPRPSASFAAPAAAPDTGPVRLAGAPVPIGPGPRVADARAAAVKAPPPEAGLVANWSRPRPGVAGADPAVPAAPPGPPEQTGGWRPWRFRMSNDVWGTPSVDGDLVYVTSFEVHALDVGTGRRRFKTRDVAWSMAVADGRVHASDGPTLFALDAREGTDLWRLSTDAWVYSLQADRGTVVTGTRGGGVQAWEASSGQRLWEISGCQTDFETPEAGPHVHDGTVYVWQDARLRALDARTGDERWAYPIGDAASCGGVPVRITPAPDGYVYICAGSRVLAVEAVSGMVRWHFEAPAVFLGPPAFAPGPAVTGGGVYLADYLGTVYALDATDGRDRWRIATEARSSVEPVLVAGGHVHVGSGKGLYTLDAVTGTPKWRFQAGGDVVGAPAVAEGRIHFGSTDHLLYTLKADDGRLRWKLATGGEITGSPVVRDGVVYACSKDRCVYALDAEKGTGTARTA, from the coding sequence GTGGATCAGCTGACGCAGCACGATCCGCGGCGGATCGGGCCGTTCGAGGTGCTGGGCCGGCTGGGTGCCGGCGGCATGGGGCTGGTCTATCTCGCGCGCTCGGCGTCCGGCCGGCGGGTCGCGATCAAGACGGTGCGCACGGAACTGGCCGAGGACCAGCTCTTCCGCGTCCGCTTCACCCGCGAGGTGGAGGCGGCCCGCGCGGTCTCCGGCTTCTACACGGCCGCCGTGGTCGACGCCGACCCGCGCGCCGCCGTGCCGTGGCTGGCCACCGCCTATGTGCCCGCGCCCTCGCTCGAGGAGATAGTGAACGAGTGCGGGCCGCTGCCGGCGCAGGCCGTGCGCTGGCTCGCCGCGGGTGTCGCCGAGGCCCTCCAGTCCATCCACGGCGCGGGCCTGGTCCACCGCGACCTCAAGCCGTCCAACGTGCTCGTGGTCGAGGACGGCCCCCGGGTGATCGACTTCGGCATCGCGTCCGGCGTCTCGAACACCCGTTTGACGATGACGAACGTCGCCGTCGGCACCCCCGCCTACATGTCCCCGGAGCAGGCCAAGGACTCCCGCAGCGTCACCGGCGCCAGCGATGTCTTCTCGCTCGGCTCCATGCTGGTCTTCGCGGCCACCGGGCACCCGCCCTTCCACGGCGCCAACCCGGTCGAGACCGTGTTCATGCTGCTGCGCGAGGGCCCCGACCTCACCGGCCTGCCGGACGAGCTGCGCCCGCTCATCGAGGTCTGCATGCAGATGGAGGCCCCCGGCCGTCCGTCGCCCGCCGATCTCCAGGCCCAGCTCGCGCCGCATCTCTTCGGCTCCGGCTCCGACGACAGCGGCACCGCCTCCGCCTGGCTGCCCGAGAAGGCCGTGGCCCTGATCGAGTCCCGCCGCGGCGGCCGCCCGGCCCCCAAGCCGGCCCCGGCGACGACCGGCCACGGCCCGCGCCCGACCGGCCCCGGGCCGCGCCCCACGGCGGGTCCGGTCATCCCGCCGCCGCCCGGGTACGACCCGCCCCGCCCGTCGGCCTCCTTCGCGGCCCCGGCCGCCGCCCCCGACACCGGCCCGGTCCGGCTCGCCGGCGCCCCGGTCCCGATCGGCCCGGGACCGCGGGTCGCGGACGCCCGCGCCGCCGCCGTCAAGGCGCCCCCGCCGGAGGCCGGACTGGTCGCCAACTGGTCCCGCCCGCGCCCCGGAGTGGCCGGCGCCGACCCCGCCGTACCCGCGGCCCCGCCCGGTCCCCCGGAGCAGACGGGCGGCTGGCGCCCCTGGCGCTTCCGCATGTCGAACGACGTCTGGGGCACCCCCTCCGTCGACGGCGACCTCGTCTACGTCACCTCCTTCGAGGTGCACGCCCTCGATGTGGGCACCGGCCGGCGCCGCTTCAAGACGCGGGACGTGGCCTGGTCCATGGCGGTCGCGGACGGCCGGGTGCACGCCTCCGACGGCCCCACCCTGTTCGCCCTGGACGCCCGCGAGGGCACCGATCTGTGGCGGCTGTCCACGGACGCCTGGGTGTACTCCCTCCAGGCCGACCGCGGCACCGTCGTCACCGGCACCCGGGGCGGCGGCGTCCAGGCGTGGGAGGCGTCGAGCGGGCAGCGGCTGTGGGAGATCAGCGGCTGCCAGACCGACTTCGAGACCCCGGAGGCGGGCCCGCACGTCCACGACGGCACGGTCTACGTCTGGCAGGACGCCCGGCTGCGCGCGCTGGACGCCCGCACCGGCGACGAGCGCTGGGCGTACCCGATCGGCGACGCGGCCTCCTGCGGCGGGGTCCCGGTCCGGATCACCCCGGCCCCCGACGGCTATGTGTACATCTGTGCCGGCAGCCGCGTCCTCGCCGTCGAGGCGGTCAGCGGGATGGTGCGCTGGCACTTCGAGGCGCCCGCGGTCTTCCTCGGGCCGCCCGCCTTCGCGCCGGGACCCGCCGTCACCGGCGGCGGTGTCTACCTCGCCGACTACCTCGGCACGGTCTACGCCCTCGACGCCACCGACGGCCGCGACCGCTGGCGCATCGCCACCGAGGCCCGCTCCTCCGTCGAGCCGGTCCTGGTGGCCGGCGGGCACGTCCATGTGGGCAGCGGCAAGGGCCTGTACACCCTGGACGCGGTCACCGGCACCCCCAAGTGGCGCTTCCAGGCGGGCGGGGACGTGGTGGGCGCCCCGGCGGTCGCGGAGGGCCGTATCCACTTCGGCTCCACCGACCATCTGCTCTACACCCTCAAGGCCGACGACGGCCGGCTGCGCTGGAAGCTGGCCACCGGCGGCGAGATCACCGGCTCGCCGGTGGTCAGGGACGGGGTGGTGTACGCGTGCAGCAAGGACCGCTGTGTGTACGCGCTGGACGCGGAGAAGGGCACGGGGACGGCGCGCACGGCCTGA
- a CDS encoding enoyl-CoA hydratase/isomerase family protein, protein MGARVNTVRLAAGEGTGVAVVTLDRPGRLNAVDAEMAGELRRIWRRLSFDDTVRAVVLTGAGERAFCTGIDRDTVVPQPSSPYAQDDPLLDVGPKANGLWKPVVAAVRGMACGGAFYLLGECEFVVADRTAQFFDPHTTYGMVSAYESVLMTERMPYGEAARMMLMGTAERISAERAHAIGLVSELTCEGEALAGAVRCAEVIAGYPPAAVQGTVRALWAAREATRAQAFAQAPHLIALGNLPSARQAELFAARRRGFRVR, encoded by the coding sequence GTGGGTGCTCGCGTGAACACCGTGCGCCTGGCGGCCGGCGAGGGCACCGGGGTCGCCGTCGTCACCCTGGACCGGCCCGGGCGGCTCAACGCCGTCGACGCGGAGATGGCCGGTGAACTGCGGCGGATCTGGCGCCGGTTGAGCTTCGACGACACCGTGCGGGCCGTCGTGCTCACCGGGGCCGGGGAGCGGGCGTTCTGCACGGGGATCGACCGGGACACCGTCGTACCGCAGCCGTCCTCGCCGTACGCGCAGGACGATCCGCTGCTGGACGTCGGGCCGAAGGCGAACGGGCTGTGGAAGCCGGTCGTCGCGGCGGTGCGCGGGATGGCCTGCGGCGGGGCCTTCTACCTGCTGGGCGAGTGCGAGTTCGTGGTCGCGGACCGCACGGCGCAGTTCTTCGACCCGCACACGACGTACGGCATGGTCAGCGCGTACGAGTCCGTGCTCATGACCGAGCGGATGCCGTACGGGGAGGCGGCCCGGATGATGCTGATGGGGACGGCCGAGCGGATCTCCGCCGAGCGGGCCCACGCGATCGGGCTCGTCTCCGAACTCACTTGCGAGGGAGAGGCGTTGGCCGGGGCGGTGCGTTGTGCGGAGGTGATCGCGGGGTATCCGCCGGCGGCGGTGCAGGGGACCGTGCGGGCCCTGTGGGCGGCGCGCGAGGCCACCCGCGCGCAGGCGTTCGCCCAGGCCCCGCACCTCATCGCCCTCGGCAACCTCCCGTCCGCCCGGCAGGCGGAGCTGTTCGCGGCGCGGCGGCGGGGGTTCCGGGTGCGGTGA
- a CDS encoding Lrp/AsnC family transcriptional regulator, translating to MDDVDRKILAELQQDGRLTVTELAARVRLSVSPCHRRLRELERSGAIQGYRAVVDATALGLNFEALVFVSMRQEDRDTVAEFERAVGELDHVLDAQRLFGEPDYLLRVATADLAAFQRLYDERLATLPGVQRLTSTLVMKHVVRDRPLPA from the coding sequence ATGGACGACGTGGACCGGAAAATCCTTGCCGAGCTTCAGCAGGACGGGCGGCTGACCGTGACCGAGCTGGCCGCGCGGGTGCGGCTCAGCGTCTCGCCCTGCCACCGCCGGCTGCGTGAGCTGGAGCGTTCCGGCGCGATCCAGGGTTACCGGGCGGTGGTGGACGCGACCGCGCTCGGGCTGAACTTCGAGGCGCTGGTCTTCGTGTCCATGCGGCAGGAGGACCGGGACACGGTGGCCGAGTTCGAGCGGGCGGTCGGCGAGCTGGACCATGTGCTGGACGCGCAGCGGCTGTTCGGGGAGCCGGACTACCTGCTGCGGGTGGCCACGGCCGACCTCGCGGCCTTCCAGCGGCTGTACGACGAGCGGCTCGCGACGCTGCCGGGGGTGCAGCGGCTGACGTCGACCCTGGTGATGAAGCACGTCGTACGGGACCGGCCGCTCCCGGCGTGA